From the genome of Canis lupus familiaris isolate Mischka breed German Shepherd chromosome 8, alternate assembly UU_Cfam_GSD_1.0, whole genome shotgun sequence, one region includes:
- the LOC111097176 gene encoding formin-like protein 5, with protein sequence MVPPRPPPARPAPGLPSPRPLGIRAPGIRCLTSRGRRLLSPRKLPSRPCLAPHSHYPAPAPPPPGGPPGPLPALRLPVQPPPVCRRSGGLGVPGSSSTWLEAPLGEVSVLSPRARHKCRKSPRGKSVTRRYCSRARAFRVGSVRSAACAFWGLLAQLFPSETPGRLGVGNVGPGCSLGETWARPGRCVSPEPWVCAVLGPEGGRGRGSTRHPHALCQPVGLGVLPRLHPGLPPSPQEGHPTPHPTPPAAWPGPAAPLPPACLSHSVLGGPCHSWGQGWLGRKSAHARPPGGAVQGQAVLT encoded by the coding sequence ATGGTGCCCCCcaggccgccccccgcccgcccagcACCCGGCCTGCCCTCGCCACGGCCCCTTGGTATCAGGGCCCCAGGCATCCGGTGCCTCACTTCCCGGGGGCGCAGACTGCTGTCCCCCAGGAAGCTGCCCTCCCGCCCGTGCCTGGCCCCGCACAGCCATTACCCTGCGCCCGCGCCCCCTCCTCCGGGAGGCCCCCCAGGGCCTCTCCCAGCCCTGCGGCTGCCTGTCCAGCCCCCGCCTGTGTGCAGGCGCtcggggggcctgggggtgcctggctctAGCAGCACTTGGCTGGAGGCTCCTCTTGGGGAGGTCTCCGTGCTCAGCCCTCGGGCCAGGCACAAATGCAGGAAGTCACCAAGGGGAAAGTCTGTCACACGAAGGTATTGTTCCCGGGCTCGTGCTTTCCGGGTGGGCTCGGTCCGCAGTGCGGCTTGCGCGTTCTGGGGGCTCCTGGCCCAACTGTTTCCCTCCGAGACCCCGGGGCGCCTAGGGGTGGGGAATGTGGGGCCAGGGTGCAGCCTCGGGGAGACGTGGGCGCGCCCCGGGCGGTGTGTGTCCCCGGAGCCCTGGGTCTGCGCCGTGTTGGGGCCCGAGGGAGGTCGGGGCCGGGGTTCCACGCGCCACCCACACGCTCTCTGCCAGCCTGTGGGCCTTGGGGTCCTGCCCAGGCTGCACCCAGgcttgcctccctccccccaggagGGCCACCCCACACCTCACCCCAcgccccctgcagcctggccaGGGCCTGCTGCCCCACTGCCACCGGCCTGCCTGAGCCACTCTGTCCTGGGGGGACCCTGCCACAGCTGGGGACAGGGCTGGCTGGGCAGGAAGTCAGCCCACGCTAGGCCCCCGGGGGGGGCAGTGCAGGGGCAGGCAGTCCTCACCTGA